In Ictalurus punctatus breed USDA103 chromosome 3, Coco_2.0, whole genome shotgun sequence, the following are encoded in one genomic region:
- the cfl1l gene encoding non-muscle cofilin 1-like, whose protein sequence is MASGVAVSDEVIKCYDEIRVRYQGSEEKERFKLIIMRLSEDQKSIVVDHKSTLKVKDIVNEKNVFEKIVSMLPLTDCCYALYDCKYETKDSQKEDLVFIMWAPDNASIKKKLLYASSKAALKNKLQGLKFEWQVNDNADKQMSVLVDKLGGSRIVTSLEGINV, encoded by the exons ATG gCTTCTGGTGTGGCTGTAAGTGATGAGGTAATCAAGTGCTATGACGAAATTAGAGTCCGCTATCAAGGTAGTGAGGAAAAGGAGCGGtttaaactaataataatgCGCTTAAGTGAAGACCAAAAGAGCATTGTCGTGGACCACAAATCCACACTGAAGGTCAAAGACAttgtgaatgaaaaaaatgtctttgaaaAGATTGTCAGCATGCTGCCCCTGACAGACTGTTGCTACGCCCTGTATGACTGCAAATATGAGACCAAGGATAGTCAAAAGGAGGACCTGGTTTTCATCATGTG GGCTCCAGATAATGCATCCATAAAAAAGAAATTGCTCTATGCAAGCTCAAAGGCTGCTTTGAAGAACAAACTACAAG GACTGAAGTTTGAATGGCAGGTGAATGACAATGCAGACAAGCAAATGTCAGTTCTTGTGGACAAGCTGGGTGGAAGCCGCATTGTTACGTCTTTAGAGGGAATAAATGTTTAA